One window of the Pedobacter ginsengisoli genome contains the following:
- a CDS encoding DUF1572 family protein: MLKESLKSLFVRDLNKVKLEIEQYQNEKNIWKTENSISNSAGNLCLHLAGNLNTFIGAELGKTGYIRNRELEFSLKDVPRGELIRQIEDTIKIVADSLDQLTEDDLEHNYPEVKVLENDKSVKYMLIYLSSHLAYHLGQINYHRRLLDI, encoded by the coding sequence ATGTTAAAGGAATCATTAAAATCACTCTTTGTAAGAGATTTGAATAAGGTAAAACTTGAAATTGAACAGTATCAAAACGAGAAAAATATTTGGAAAACTGAAAATTCAATAAGTAATTCCGCTGGTAACCTGTGCTTACACTTGGCAGGAAATCTGAATACGTTTATTGGAGCAGAATTGGGTAAAACCGGGTATATTAGAAATAGAGAACTCGAATTTTCACTAAAAGATGTTCCAAGAGGCGAGCTGATCAGACAAATTGAAGATACCATCAAAATAGTAGCTGATTCACTTGATCAGCTAACAGAAGATGACCTGGAACATAATTATCCTGAAGTAAAAGTTTTAGAGAATGATAAATCGGTAAAATATATGCTCATTTACCTGAGCTCACATCTGGCCTACCACCTTGGTCAAATTAACTATCACAGGCGATTGTTAGATATTTAG
- a CDS encoding glycosyl hydrolase family 95 catalytic domain-containing protein, with amino-acid sequence MRIYLRTALLIFLLLPVLAKSQSSVNNQLLMWYDKPAGIWEEALPLGNGNTGAMVFGGIEKERYQLNDNTLWSGYPKDGNNPQAASLLPELRQFIFKGDYAGAEQTWRKMQGPYSARYLPLGDLWLDFGHKEKDVTAYSRNLDLKTAVASVKYTFDNVVYSRSTFINHPSKIMVVVIKASKKGMLNLKAALSSKLKYKTHADGEKLVLKGRAPKYVAARNYFPEQVVYDENEGLSFEVQVKLAVKGSKAKILSTDSLLEVSEADEVKLYLTEATSFNGFDKSPAKQVRNPSEKNNANLAKAIKKGADFLKDEHIKDYTSLFNRVSFELKGSKDYTTLPVNERLKQFTTNPSDLGLQALYYQFGRYLLIASSRPGGRPTNLQGLWNDHVQPPWGSNYTININTEMNYWLAENSNLSECHIPLFDFIGELAVNGAKTAKINYGIQEGWVAHHNSDLWAKTSPVGDYDQDKTYYPGAFCWQMGGAWLSTHLWEHFLYTRDQNFLKDKAYPLMKGAAQFMLQWLVKDPETGFLVTAPSTSPENVFKDGGKTYNISKASTMDISIVRQLFQDVIGASEALNEDMAFRNELKQALASLYPYHIGKYGQIQEWFNDVDDPKDMHRHISHLYGLFPGNQISPERTKDLAEAAKVTLKHRGDVSTGWSMAWKMNWWARLRDGEHAYKILAKAFNYINPNDKTFKSAGGGGTYPNLFDAHPPFQIDGNFGATAGITEMLMQSHEGKISLLPALPSEWRDGTIKGIKARGNFELEMVWEKGKLKQAKIKSVKGGICKVEAPELLKVKELSNSNQVAEGKVLSFNTQKGKVYTLILN; translated from the coding sequence TTGAGAATTTATTTAAGAACCGCATTACTTATTTTTTTACTATTACCTGTTTTAGCTAAAAGTCAATCGTCTGTTAATAATCAATTGTTAATGTGGTATGATAAACCTGCCGGTATATGGGAGGAAGCATTGCCTTTAGGAAATGGAAATACAGGTGCAATGGTGTTTGGTGGAATCGAGAAAGAAAGGTACCAGCTAAACGATAATACTTTATGGTCTGGCTATCCTAAGGATGGGAATAATCCGCAGGCAGCTTCATTATTACCAGAGCTCAGACAGTTCATTTTTAAAGGCGATTACGCCGGTGCTGAACAAACATGGCGCAAGATGCAAGGTCCTTATTCTGCACGTTACTTACCACTTGGTGATTTATGGTTAGATTTTGGTCATAAAGAAAAGGATGTAACGGCATATTCCCGAAATTTAGATTTAAAAACAGCAGTGGCTTCGGTTAAATATACGTTTGACAATGTGGTGTATAGCCGTTCTACCTTTATTAACCATCCATCAAAAATAATGGTGGTTGTTATTAAAGCGAGCAAGAAGGGAATGCTGAATTTAAAAGCTGCTTTAAGTAGTAAACTTAAATACAAGACCCATGCAGATGGTGAGAAACTGGTATTAAAAGGGCGTGCCCCGAAGTATGTTGCAGCAAGAAACTATTTTCCTGAGCAAGTGGTATATGATGAAAATGAAGGGTTAAGTTTTGAAGTTCAGGTAAAGCTTGCGGTAAAGGGTAGTAAAGCTAAAATTCTGAGCACTGATAGCTTATTGGAAGTAAGCGAGGCTGATGAAGTAAAGTTATATCTTACTGAGGCTACCAGTTTTAATGGTTTCGATAAATCACCTGCTAAGCAGGTGAGGAATCCTTCAGAGAAGAACAATGCAAATTTAGCTAAGGCAATCAAAAAAGGAGCGGATTTTTTGAAAGACGAGCATATAAAGGATTATACCTCATTGTTTAACAGGGTTTCTTTTGAATTGAAAGGTTCAAAAGATTACACTACACTACCTGTTAATGAGCGCTTAAAGCAATTTACAACTAATCCTTCTGATTTGGGGTTGCAGGCCCTTTATTATCAATTTGGGCGTTATTTGCTAATTGCAAGTTCCAGGCCAGGTGGTAGGCCTACGAATTTGCAAGGATTATGGAATGACCACGTACAACCACCTTGGGGGAGCAATTATACCATTAATATTAACACTGAAATGAACTATTGGCTGGCAGAAAACAGTAATCTATCTGAATGCCATATCCCGCTGTTTGATTTTATAGGGGAGTTGGCTGTAAATGGGGCCAAAACAGCTAAAATAAATTATGGTATTCAGGAGGGCTGGGTTGCCCATCACAATTCTGACCTGTGGGCAAAGACTTCACCGGTTGGAGACTATGATCAGGATAAAACGTATTACCCTGGTGCTTTTTGCTGGCAAATGGGTGGGGCATGGCTTAGCACTCACTTGTGGGAGCATTTTCTTTATACCAGAGATCAGAACTTTTTAAAAGATAAAGCTTATCCTTTGATGAAGGGAGCCGCTCAATTCATGTTGCAGTGGTTGGTTAAAGATCCTGAAACTGGGTTCCTAGTAACTGCTCCATCTACTTCGCCAGAGAATGTATTTAAAGATGGAGGTAAAACTTACAATATAAGCAAGGCCTCAACAATGGATATTTCTATAGTTCGTCAGCTATTTCAGGATGTAATTGGTGCCTCTGAGGCTTTGAATGAGGATATGGCTTTTCGAAACGAGCTGAAGCAGGCACTTGCCTCTTTATATCCTTACCATATAGGGAAGTACGGACAGATACAGGAATGGTTTAATGATGTTGATGACCCTAAAGACATGCACAGGCATATTTCCCATCTGTATGGTTTATTTCCTGGGAATCAGATAAGTCCTGAACGTACTAAGGATCTTGCTGAGGCAGCTAAAGTTACTTTAAAACATAGGGGTGATGTAAGTACAGGATGGAGTATGGCCTGGAAGATGAATTGGTGGGCAAGACTGAGAGATGGAGAACATGCTTATAAAATTTTAGCAAAAGCCTTTAATTATATCAATCCAAACGATAAGACCTTTAAAAGTGCAGGAGGCGGAGGTACTTATCCGAATCTTTTTGATGCGCATCCACCCTTTCAGATTGATGGAAATTTTGGAGCAACAGCCGGAATTACAGAAATGTTAATGCAAAGCCATGAAGGAAAAATATCGTTGCTGCCGGCTTTACCTTCTGAATGGCGGGATGGTACAATAAAAGGAATAAAAGCAAGGGGGAACTTTGAATTGGAGATGGTTTGGGAAAAAGGTAAGCTAAAACAGGCAAAGATTAAGTCTGTTAAAGGAGGTATTTGTAAAGTTGAGGCACCTGAATTGCTAAAGGTAAAGGAACTTTCTAACTCTAATCAAGTAGCAGAAGGAAAAGTGTTATCCTTTAATACTCAAAAGGGAAAGGTGTATACATTGATTTTGAATTAA
- a CDS encoding alpha/beta hydrolase has product MTEKIYFISGLGADRRAFRKLAFPSHFELVYLDWIPALKNESLEDYAIRLASKIDTSSPFYLIGLSFGGMLATEISKKLKPLHTFIISSLPVFTNLPWYYKMAGSLGLQKAIPISLLKSGNNLGLKFLGAKTPEEMKLLKQLVIDSDPYFMKWALSCILNWRNKEKPINLTHLHGTADHILPIRYNKPDIQIEGGGHFMVYANADVISKLILKQITDL; this is encoded by the coding sequence ATGACAGAAAAGATATATTTCATCAGCGGCTTGGGAGCCGACAGACGTGCATTTAGAAAACTTGCTTTCCCGTCCCATTTCGAACTGGTTTATTTAGACTGGATTCCAGCATTAAAAAATGAGTCTTTAGAAGACTATGCTATCAGATTAGCATCTAAAATAGACACCTCATCTCCATTCTACTTAATTGGCTTATCCTTTGGCGGTATGTTGGCTACTGAGATTTCTAAAAAACTAAAACCATTACATACTTTCATTATTTCCAGTCTGCCGGTTTTTACAAATCTACCCTGGTATTATAAAATGGCAGGCAGTTTAGGCTTGCAAAAAGCAATCCCCATTAGTCTTTTAAAGAGTGGAAACAACTTAGGGTTGAAGTTTTTGGGTGCTAAAACACCCGAAGAGATGAAATTATTAAAACAACTCGTTATAGATAGTGACCCCTACTTTATGAAATGGGCACTTAGCTGCATATTAAACTGGCGAAATAAAGAAAAACCAATTAATTTAACTCATTTGCATGGTACGGCAGACCATATATTGCCAATCAGATACAATAAACCAGATATACAAATTGAAGGTGGTGGCCACTTTATGGTATATGCCAATGCAGATGTAATCTCTAAATTAATACTGAAACAAATAACAGACTTATAA
- a CDS encoding caspase family protein, translated as MANDLDFAVVIGVEYYQQNTPLGGPHSDTEKFMDWLLDPNGGGLPRDATDPKSSPNVLKLLSTPTYTPRKDDLDLWLDEKMNGIVKGNQGARRFYFYFSGHGIGVTQKNSALLFPLWTRTNRNYALSSEKYLDELLKKGIFKEIYFFMDCCRNRIAGVEGLAPTWSSPLPASGAVDYLLYYATEFDTAAFEKPVIGQEEGLNNGLPRGLFTEVLINGLRGAAAGRNGKLSIGNLLSYVKLKLPELASAHNETQIPKAMLSLDPDHEICGPFQKKIAVTITFKVPGGKVILEDADLEVVLEEDTAVGFWNLNLSRGQYFLRAEGQQEGMKIFVDGITNQYVYG; from the coding sequence ATGGCCAATGATCTTGATTTTGCGGTTGTTATAGGCGTTGAATATTACCAGCAAAACACGCCATTAGGCGGTCCGCATAGCGATACCGAGAAGTTTATGGATTGGTTGCTTGATCCTAACGGCGGAGGTTTGCCTCGGGATGCTACTGACCCTAAAAGTAGCCCGAATGTATTGAAGCTGCTCTCTACACCAACATATACGCCACGGAAGGATGATCTTGACCTTTGGCTTGATGAGAAGATGAATGGCATTGTTAAAGGCAACCAGGGTGCCCGCAGGTTTTACTTCTATTTTTCGGGACACGGCATTGGGGTAACTCAGAAGAATTCGGCTTTGCTATTTCCACTATGGACCAGAACTAACAGGAATTATGCACTGTCGTCTGAAAAATACCTTGATGAACTCCTTAAAAAAGGGATTTTTAAGGAAATCTATTTCTTTATGGATTGTTGTCGCAATAGAATTGCCGGTGTTGAAGGCCTTGCGCCAACCTGGAGCTCTCCGCTGCCTGCAAGTGGTGCTGTAGATTATTTGCTTTATTATGCAACGGAATTTGATACAGCAGCGTTTGAAAAACCGGTGATAGGTCAGGAAGAAGGGCTGAACAATGGTTTGCCACGCGGGCTTTTTACTGAGGTATTGATAAATGGTTTGAGAGGCGCAGCGGCGGGAAGGAATGGGAAGCTGAGTATTGGAAATCTGTTGTCGTATGTTAAACTAAAGTTACCTGAGCTGGCAAGTGCCCATAATGAAACACAGATACCTAAAGCGATGCTTTCGCTGGATCCGGATCATGAGATTTGCGGGCCTTTTCAGAAAAAAATTGCGGTTACCATAACTTTTAAGGTACCTGGTGGTAAAGTGATTCTTGAAGATGCTGATCTGGAGGTTGTTTTGGAAGAGGATACGGCTGTAGGTTTCTGGAACCTGAACCTGAGTAGAGGACAGTATTTTCTGAGAGCAGAAGGCCAGCAGGAAGGAATGAAAATTTTTGTTGATGGCATTACTAACCAATACGTTTATGGCTAA
- a CDS encoding N-acetylmuramoyl-L-alanine amidase — MSFSLTWLPTVLLDAGLKVAECPGWANLGRSEMGTVEGVLCHHTATTIRSGNMPSLNTIIHGRSGRDALPGPLAQLGLGRDGTYYIIAAGKCNHAGAGIWKGITAGNTHFIGIEAENIGDGSEPWPEIQLDAYARGVAAILKHINRGVEFCAGHKEYRLPPGTKNDPNFDMNDFRRRVQDIMDGRSAPVVIPKEEPAGLIRQTLRRGKANDAELVKIVQGKLGLTVDGFFGPITEAAVREFQRGKGLVADGIIGPKSWAVLDTL, encoded by the coding sequence ATGAGCTTTTCATTAACATGGTTACCTACAGTACTTTTAGACGCTGGTTTGAAAGTTGCAGAATGCCCTGGATGGGCAAATTTAGGCAGGTCGGAAATGGGAACTGTTGAAGGTGTACTTTGCCACCATACTGCCACAACTATTAGAAGCGGAAATATGCCCTCGCTGAACACCATTATTCATGGAAGATCTGGAAGGGATGCATTACCTGGCCCTCTAGCTCAGCTGGGCCTTGGCAGGGATGGTACTTATTATATCATTGCAGCTGGAAAGTGTAACCATGCCGGAGCTGGGATATGGAAAGGCATTACAGCCGGAAACACTCATTTTATTGGTATTGAAGCAGAAAATATTGGAGATGGAAGTGAACCATGGCCAGAGATCCAGTTGGATGCTTATGCCAGGGGTGTTGCGGCAATATTAAAACATATTAACAGGGGTGTAGAATTTTGCGCCGGACATAAGGAATACCGTTTACCACCAGGCACCAAGAATGATCCTAATTTTGATATGAATGATTTTAGGAGGAGGGTTCAGGATATAATGGACGGGAGGTCGGCTCCCGTTGTCATTCCAAAAGAAGAGCCTGCAGGATTAATTAGACAGACTTTGCGACGAGGCAAAGCAAATGATGCTGAGCTGGTAAAGATAGTTCAGGGAAAGTTGGGCTTAACTGTGGATGGCTTTTTTGGCCCTATTACAGAAGCAGCTGTCAGGGAATTCCAGCGTGGCAAAGGCCTGGTTGCAGATGGTATAATAGGACCGAAAAGCTGGGCAGTACTGGATACGTTATAA